In [Clostridium] cellulosi, one genomic interval encodes:
- a CDS encoding hypothetical protein (Family membership) yields MFIMLHKMQQNGFQSTLPCGERPYRHHACGWWEVFQSTLPCGERQSFISCNYTALIFQSTLPCGERPENYAGVLAGLVFQSTLPCGERPETTLMLTAAGLNFNPRSRVGSDCLGYHQLVINAYFNPRSRVGSDCCILSNMLINLLFQSTLPCGERQCLSLSQ; encoded by the coding sequence TTGTTTATTATGTTGCATAAAATGCAACAAAACGGATTTCAATCCACGCTCCCGTGTGGGGAGCGACCATATAGGCACCATGCTTGCGGATGGTGGGAAGTATTTCAATCCACGCTCCCGTGTGGGGAGCGACAAAGCTTCATTTCTTGCAATTATACCGCTTTGATATTTCAATCCACGCTCCCGTGTGGGGAGCGACCGGAAAATTACGCGGGAGTTCTTGCCGGACTTGTATTTCAATCCACGCTCCCGTGTGGGGAGCGACCCGAGACTACGCTGATGCTGACGGCAGCGGGATTAAATTTCAATCCACGCTCCCGTGTGGGGAGCGACTGCCTTGGATATCACCAATTGGTGATAAATGCGTATTTCAATCCACGCTCCCGTGTGGGGAGCGACTGTTGCATTTTAAGCAACATGTTGATAAATTTGTTATTTCAATCCACGCTCCCGTGTGGGGAGCGACAATGTCTCTCATTATCACAGTGA
- a CDS encoding hypothetical protein (Family membership): MRDHSMVKGMGEFQSTLPCGERPKPEGHTWESFANFNPRSRVGSDFMQAIDLEAKFISIHAPVWGATG; the protein is encoded by the coding sequence ATGCGCGACCACTCAATGGTTAAGGGAATGGGCGAATTTCAATCCACGCTCCCGTGTGGGGAGCGACCTAAACCAGAGGGTCACACATGGGAGTCATTTGCAAATTTCAATCCACGCTCCCGTGTGGGGAGCGACTTTATGCAAGCAATTGACTTGGAAGCTAAATTTATTTCAATCCACGCTCCCGTGTGGGGAGCGACGGGCTGA
- a CDS encoding CRISPR-associated Cas2 family protein (High confidence in function and specificity), translated as MLVLITYDVNTETASGKKRLRQVAKQCVNYGQRVQNSVFECVLDAAKCRELQYKLEQIIDKDKDSLRFYYLGNNYKGKVKHIGAKPSFDIEGVLLV; from the coding sequence TTGCTTGTACTAATTACTTACGATGTCAATACTGAAACTGCTTCCGGCAAGAAACGGCTGAGACAGGTGGCAAAACAATGTGTAAATTATGGTCAGCGCGTTCAGAATTCAGTTTTTGAATGTGTTCTGGATGCAGCAAAATGCCGTGAACTTCAGTATAAATTGGAACAGATTATTGATAAGGATAAGGACAGTCTGCGATTTTATTACTTAGGAAATAATTATAAGGGAAAGGTTAAGCACATAGGTGCTAAGCCTTCCTTTGACATTGAGGGGGTATTGCTGGTTTAG
- the cas1-2 gene encoding CRISPR-associated endonuclease Cas1 2 (High confidence in function and specificity) gives MRKLLNTLYVTSPNVYLSLDGENIVVLKENNEVARLPLHNLESIIVFSYIGVSPALMGACAKRNIALSFLTPNGKFLARVVGEVRGNVTLRKAQYRISESEELSLNIAKSFIIGKVYNAKWVIERAIRDYALRLDVVRLKDVSTVLSKSLSLISKSASLDELRGFEGEAASNYFSVLDDLILQQKNDFYFTGRNKRPPTDNVNAMLSFVYTLLAHDVAAALETVGLDPYVGFMHRDRPGRISLALDLMEELRSVFADRFVLSLINKRCVKKEDFCQKENGTVLINDDARKTILSAWQSRKQEQIRHPFLEEKIEWGLVPYVQAMLLARFIRGDLDAYPPFMWK, from the coding sequence ATGAGAAAACTACTCAACACGCTGTATGTCACTTCCCCGAATGTATATCTTTCGCTCGACGGTGAGAATATCGTCGTTCTGAAAGAAAACAATGAGGTTGCACGTCTGCCGCTTCACAATCTTGAAAGTATTATAGTTTTCAGCTATATTGGGGTAAGTCCTGCGTTGATGGGAGCGTGTGCAAAACGCAATATTGCTTTGAGTTTCCTCACACCAAACGGCAAATTCCTCGCCCGGGTGGTCGGCGAGGTCAGGGGCAATGTCACGCTGCGAAAGGCCCAGTATCGAATTTCTGAAAGTGAGGAGCTAAGTCTTAATATTGCGAAAAGCTTTATTATCGGCAAGGTGTATAATGCGAAGTGGGTGATAGAGCGTGCAATACGCGATTATGCTTTACGTTTAGATGTAGTGCGCCTTAAAGATGTTTCAACCGTGCTTTCAAAAAGTCTATCTTTGATTTCAAAAAGTGCATCTTTGGATGAACTGCGCGGCTTTGAAGGTGAGGCGGCAAGTAATTATTTCAGCGTTCTTGATGACCTTATTCTTCAACAAAAGAATGATTTTTACTTTACCGGACGCAATAAGAGACCTCCAACTGATAATGTGAACGCCATGCTCTCTTTCGTTTATACACTGCTTGCGCATGATGTTGCTGCAGCTCTCGAAACTGTAGGCTTGGATCCATATGTTGGATTTATGCACCGTGATAGGCCGGGCCGTATTTCACTGGCACTGGATTTAATGGAAGAGTTGCGAAGTGTGTTTGCAGACAGATTCGTGCTCTCGCTCATTAATAAGAGGTGCGTAAAGAAAGAAGATTTTTGCCAAAAGGAAAACGGCACCGTCCTTATTAATGATGATGCGCGCAAAACCATCTTATCGGCATGGCAGTCGCGAAAACAGGAACAAATAAGACATCCGTTCCTTGAGGAAAAAATTGAATGGGGCCTGGTTCCATATGTGCAGGCTATGCTGCTTGCAAGATTTATAAGGGGTGATCTTGACGCATACCCACCGTTTATGTGGAAGTAA
- a CDS encoding putative membrane protein (Hypothetical protein): MHFRKHINNTLTQFWIQRHFGTMPCFTIVKISRRYAAGEHFLKAESLGGKLQIILIGFLWLAALIFYRHRQIQPFSARDIYATFILTEFNNIAYASGT, translated from the coding sequence ATGCATTTCCGTAAACATATCAATAACACGTTGACGCAGTTCTGGATCCAGCGTCACTTTGGTACGATGCCTTGTTTCACCATAGTAAAGATATCCCGCAGGTATGCTGCAGGCGAACATTTCCTCAAGGCAGAGAGCCTGGGCGGCAAGCTGCAGATTATCCTCATCGGTTTCCTTTGGCTTGCCGCGCTTATATTCTACAGGCACAGGCAGATACAGCCCTTCTCTGCCCGGGATATTTATGCCACTTTTATTCTCACGGAATTCAACAACATCGCATACGCCTCGGGCACCTAA
- a CDS encoding hypothetical protein (High confidence in function and specificity), which produces MDAIKNRYEFVILFDVENGNPNGDPDAGNMPRIDPETGYGIVTDVCLKRKIRNYVQTVKGNESGYGIYIQDTVPLNTIDKTAFEYLKVDENNIKDAKKKDPELDTKIRDFMCKNFYDIRTFGAVMTTFVKAALNCGQVRGPVQIGFARSIDPIVQQEVAITRVAITKEEDAEKKGTEMGRKYIIPYALYRAEGFISANLAQKVTGFSEEDLNLLWEAIKNMFEHDHSASRGKMAVRELIVFKHDSIFGNAPAYKLFETVTVERKDKTKPARKYSDYSVKVNTDALPAGVTCQRML; this is translated from the coding sequence ATGGATGCTATTAAAAACAGGTATGAATTTGTAATTCTTTTTGATGTTGAAAACGGAAACCCCAACGGGGACCCCGACGCTGGCAACATGCCGCGGATTGACCCTGAAACCGGATATGGGATTGTTACCGATGTATGCCTCAAACGCAAAATCCGCAATTATGTCCAGACAGTCAAGGGCAATGAGAGCGGTTACGGCATTTACATACAGGATACGGTACCTCTCAACACGATTGATAAAACCGCATTTGAGTATCTGAAGGTCGATGAAAACAATATCAAAGACGCAAAAAAGAAAGACCCTGAACTGGATACCAAGATCAGAGATTTTATGTGCAAAAACTTTTATGATATCCGTACATTCGGGGCGGTTATGACTACATTTGTCAAGGCGGCTTTGAACTGCGGACAAGTTCGCGGACCAGTTCAAATTGGGTTTGCCCGCAGTATAGACCCTATAGTACAGCAGGAGGTTGCAATTACCCGTGTTGCGATAACAAAAGAGGAAGACGCTGAAAAGAAAGGCACTGAGATGGGGCGCAAATACATTATCCCCTATGCCCTTTATCGGGCCGAGGGCTTTATTTCGGCAAATCTTGCCCAAAAAGTCACCGGATTCTCTGAGGAAGACTTAAATTTGCTGTGGGAAGCTATAAAGAATATGTTTGAACATGATCATTCCGCTTCCCGCGGCAAAATGGCAGTACGGGAACTTATTGTCTTTAAGCATGACAGTATTTTCGGCAACGCCCCTGCCTATAAGTTGTTCGAGACTGTAACTGTAGAACGCAAGGACAAAACAAAGCCTGCCCGCAAATACAGCGATTATTCCGTAAAGGTAAATACTGACGCATTGCCTGCCGGTGTCACCTGCCAAAGGATGCTCTGA
- a CDS encoding csd1 family CRISPR-associated protein (High confidence in function and specificity), with product MILQSLYEYYEILVKAGEVPHPGYVIANVSYALNLSPQGELLNVIPLKQSVTRGKKTVEVPRPMEVPEQENKTSGIKPNFLCENSSYVLGVDAKGKPERVKKCFSAFAELHHRILDGVDSIPAKAVLAFIDSWQPEKAQKCEALKNFYNDIIAGANIVFMIQGIGYAHQDKAIRTAWENYRSKNSSKVYMQCLVTGKVEPIARLHPRIKGIKNAQMVVSLVSFNESAFESYGHELKDKTGQGLNAPVSEYAAFAYGTALNYLLADTEHRQVIGDTTVVYWAMSPKKIYRDLFSFALNPVKKSDSDGEMAVDKAAEGELEGIFKRIVQGKPISEDTKYSFDSSTRFYVLGLAPNAGRLSVQFFLANTFGNILENVAQHYRDLEIEKSPSDFEYLPVWKLLDESVPSISREKPAYRLLTSEMMRSILSGLPYPELFLSNAILRIRSEQDNADKNTHKITRGRAAIIKACLIRKNDDRIKEVLTVSLREESNNRAYVLGRLFAVLEKAQQDANPGINSTIKDRYFASACTAPATVFPILLRLSKHHIAKSEYGTVNERRIRDLLDKLDVEQEPFPAHLSLNEQGVFILGYYHQQKAIYTKSDKEDK from the coding sequence ATGATACTCCAATCGCTGTACGAATATTATGAAATATTGGTCAAGGCCGGTGAAGTGCCGCACCCGGGTTACGTCATAGCCAATGTTTCATATGCATTGAATCTTTCGCCGCAGGGAGAACTGCTCAATGTCATACCTTTAAAGCAGTCGGTCACGCGAGGCAAAAAGACTGTTGAAGTGCCGCGCCCGATGGAAGTCCCCGAACAGGAAAATAAGACGTCGGGCATTAAACCTAATTTTCTTTGTGAAAATTCCAGTTATGTTTTAGGCGTCGATGCGAAAGGCAAACCTGAACGAGTAAAAAAGTGTTTTTCCGCCTTTGCAGAATTACATCACCGAATACTTGATGGCGTGGACAGCATACCAGCAAAAGCCGTACTTGCGTTTATTGACAGCTGGCAGCCAGAAAAAGCACAGAAATGTGAGGCGCTCAAGAACTTTTATAACGATATAATTGCCGGCGCTAATATAGTTTTCATGATACAAGGCATCGGATACGCACACCAAGACAAGGCAATAAGAACCGCTTGGGAAAACTACCGTTCAAAGAATTCAAGCAAGGTTTATATGCAGTGCTTGGTCACAGGCAAAGTTGAGCCTATTGCACGGTTACACCCCAGAATAAAGGGAATAAAAAACGCCCAAATGGTAGTATCGCTGGTTTCGTTCAACGAAAGCGCATTTGAATCATATGGTCATGAGTTAAAAGATAAAACCGGGCAAGGGCTGAACGCGCCGGTGAGTGAATATGCGGCCTTTGCATACGGAACGGCTCTTAACTACCTTTTGGCCGACACAGAGCATAGACAGGTAATCGGCGATACAACGGTAGTCTACTGGGCCATGAGCCCCAAAAAAATATACAGAGACCTTTTCAGTTTTGCACTAAACCCTGTTAAAAAATCTGATTCAGACGGCGAAATGGCTGTAGATAAGGCGGCTGAGGGGGAGTTAGAGGGTATTTTTAAAAGGATTGTACAGGGCAAGCCGATTTCGGAGGATACAAAATATTCATTTGACAGTTCTACACGGTTCTATGTACTGGGACTTGCCCCAAATGCCGGAAGGCTTTCGGTACAGTTCTTTTTGGCAAATACTTTCGGCAACATACTTGAAAACGTAGCGCAGCACTATCGCGATCTGGAGATTGAAAAATCGCCGTCAGATTTTGAATACCTGCCGGTGTGGAAACTGTTAGATGAAAGTGTTCCGAGCATATCCCGCGAGAAGCCGGCTTACCGTTTGCTTACGAGTGAAATGATGCGCAGTATATTGTCTGGTTTACCGTATCCAGAGCTATTCCTAAGCAACGCTATTCTGCGTATCCGCTCAGAGCAGGACAATGCAGATAAGAATACACATAAAATCACGCGTGGCAGGGCAGCCATTATAAAAGCATGTCTTATTCGTAAAAATGATGATAGAATAAAGGAGGTCTTAACTGTGTCATTAAGAGAGGAAAGCAATAACCGCGCCTATGTACTCGGCAGGCTGTTTGCGGTTTTGGAGAAGGCTCAGCAGGACGCAAACCCGGGCATAAATTCAACTATCAAGGACAGATATTTTGCTTCTGCCTGTACTGCTCCGGCAACCGTTTTTCCGATACTTCTCAGGTTAAGCAAGCACCATATTGCAAAGTCTGAATATGGAACTGTCAATGAACGCAGAATAAGGGATCTTTTAGACAAACTTGATGTGGAACAAGAGCCTTTCCCAGCCCATCTTTCACTGAATGAACAGGGCGTATTTATTCTTGGCTATTATCATCAGCAGAAGGCGATATATACCAAATCGGATAAGGAGGATAAGTAA
- the cas5 gene encoding CRISPR-associated protein Cas5 (High confidence in function and specificity) — MGYGIKIEVWGDYALFTRPEMKVERVSYDVITPSAARGLIEAIYYKPAIRWFIDKIVVCNPIKFTNIRRNEVKSKISARNAKSAMNGTGRISPIYTPIDIQQRASLVLKNVRYIIEAHFEMTSKAGEKDTPEKHYSIVMRRLQNGQCFHQPCFGCREFPANFRVFEGDPDKEGIQESRDLGFMLFDMDYSDPRNIKPLFFRASMKNGVIDLRDCEVVQ, encoded by the coding sequence GTGGGATATGGAATCAAGATTGAGGTATGGGGCGATTATGCTCTTTTTACAAGGCCCGAAATGAAGGTTGAACGCGTCAGCTATGATGTTATTACGCCTTCCGCGGCACGAGGGCTTATTGAAGCCATATATTATAAACCTGCCATCAGATGGTTTATAGACAAAATAGTAGTCTGCAATCCCATCAAGTTTACAAACATCCGACGCAATGAAGTAAAGTCCAAAATTTCAGCAAGGAATGCAAAATCCGCCATGAACGGCACAGGGCGGATAAGCCCAATTTACACCCCGATTGATATTCAGCAGCGGGCGTCGCTGGTACTCAAAAATGTACGGTACATAATCGAGGCACATTTTGAGATGACTTCAAAGGCGGGTGAGAAAGATACGCCCGAAAAGCACTACAGCATTGTAATGCGCAGGCTTCAAAACGGGCAGTGTTTTCATCAGCCGTGTTTCGGATGCCGCGAGTTTCCGGCGAATTTTAGAGTTTTCGAGGGCGATCCGGATAAAGAGGGCATACAAGAAAGCCGCGACCTGGGATTTATGCTTTTTGACATGGATTATTCCGATCCGCGTAACATAAAGCCTTTGTTTTTCCGCGCGTCGATGAAAAATGGAGTTATTGACCTCAGAGACTGTGAGGTGGTTCAATGA